A region from the Alnus glutinosa chromosome 5, dhAlnGlut1.1, whole genome shotgun sequence genome encodes:
- the LOC133867891 gene encoding peroxidase 7-like: MNSSISVLLYFLLGLGLLISASALPGVASDVLKIHTLSEASPFEDCLSFSYYQQKCPDAEAIINRKLKQWFQKDYTLAASLIRLHFHDCSVRGCDGSVLLDHEGSERRAEASKTLRGFDVINDIKAEIEKKCPQTVSCADILTAAARDATVFVGGPYWAVSYGRKDGLVSFAKEAESVPMGDEDMTSMIEFFQSKGLNVVDLAILSGAHTIGRASCGSIQQRVFNYSGTGKPDPSIDGKYLNFLKRKCRWASDLVDLDATTPTKFDAVYYANLPKKMGLLSTDAKLYSDPRTAPLVSALAYQPSLFLYQFAVSMAKLGNVQVLTGPHEGEIRTKCDFVNSHK, translated from the exons ATGAATTCCTCAATTTCAGTACTCCTCTATTTCCTCCTTGGTCTAGGACTCTTGATTTCAGCCTCTGCCCTCCCCGGCGTGGCCTCTGATGTTTTGAAGATTCATACGTTGTCAGAGGCCTCGCCTTTCGAAGACTGCCTATCATTTTCTTATTATCAACAGAAATGTCCAGATGCTGAGGCTATTATCAATAGAAAATTGAAACAATGGTTTCAAAAGGATTACACCCTCGCTGCCAGTCTCATTAGGTTGCACTTTCATGACTGCTCCGTTAGG GGATGTGATGGTTCTGTTCTTTTAGACCATGAGGGAAGTGAAAGGAGGGCTGAAGCGAGCAAGACACTAAGAGGATTCGATGTGATTAATGATATCAAAGCGGAGATTGAGAAGAAGTGCCCGCAAACAGTCTCTTGCGCAGATATCCTGACAGCAGCTGCTCGGGATGCGACTGTCTTTGTTGGAGGTCCTTATTGGGCGGTCTCATACGGAAGGAAAGATGGCCTAGTTTCTTTTGCCAAAGAAGCTGAATCAGTGCCAATGGGTGACGAAGACATGACTTCTATGATTGAGTTTTTCCAGTCCAAGGGGTTGAATGTCGTTGATTTGGCTATTCTTTCAG GGGCACACACCATTGGAAGGGCTTCTTGTGGTTCCATCCAACAAAGGGTCTTTAACTACAGCGGGACAGGGAAACCAGATCCATCCATTGATGGAAAATATTTGAACTtcttgaaaagaaaatgcagATGGGCGTCGGACTTGGTTGACCTTGATGCTACGACCCCAACGAAGTTTGATGCTGTGTACTACGCTAATCTTCCAAAGAAGATGGGACTCTTATCCACAGATGCAAAGCTGTATTCTGATCCAAGGACTGCGCCTCTTGTCAGCGCATTGGCTTACCAACCCTCCCTCTTCTTGTACCAGTTTGCGGTTTCCATGGCAAAGCTTGGGAATGTACAAGTCCTCACAGGTCCACATGAAGGCGAAATCCGAACCAAATGCGATTTTGTCAACTCtcataaataa
- the LOC133868113 gene encoding LRR receptor-like serine/threonine-protein kinase GSO1: MTSLVRCLSVLSVVFMCFSSEFVLCEDKLDSSSTFAVLLEVKKSFVEDPEEVLHDWSENNPNVCTWRGVSCGLDSVDGSVEVVSLNLSDSSLAGSISPSLSRLQNLLHLDISSNRLSGPIPPDLSNLSSLESLLLFSNQLTGPIPTQLGSLTSVRVMRLGDNGLTGPIPSSFGNLVNLVTLGLASCSLTGPIPAELGQLGLLDSLILQQNQLEGPIPAELGNCSSLTVFTVALNRLNGSIPGDLGRLKNLQILNLANNSLSGEIPSELGELSQLVYMNFMGNQLEGPIPTSLAQLGSLQNLDLSMNKLSGGIPEELGNMGELVYLVLSDNILSGVIPRNICSNTTNLEHLMLAETQIFGEIPVELSHCQSLKQLDLSNNTLNGSIPVQLYGLLGLTDLLLHNNSLVGSISPFVGNLSNLQTLAIYHNDLNGTLPKEVGMLGKLEILYLYDNQLSGEIPLEIGNCSSLQMIDFFGNHFSGEIPITIGRLKQLNFLHLRQNELVGEIPATLGNCHQLTILDLADNNLSGGIALTFGFLRALEQLMLYNNSLEGNLPDTLINVANLTRVNLSKNRFNGSIGALCSSSSLLSFDVTNNAFDHEIPPQLGNSPFLERLRLGNNQFTGKIPWTLGNIHELSLLDLSRNSLTGGMPAELSLCKKLAHIDLNNNLLSGPIPPWLGSLPQLGELKLSSNLFVGPLPGELFNCSKLLVLSLNDNSLNGTFPSEIGNLASLNVLNLNNNQFSGPIPPAVGKLGDLYELRLSRNSLNGEIPTELAQLQNLQSILDLSYNNLTGQIPPSIATLSKLVALDLSHNQLVGEVPPQVGEMRSLGKLNLSYNNLQGKLDKQLISHWPAEAFEGNTRLCGSSLGHCHGGVSGNQQSGLSEASVVVISAISTLAAIVLLVLGVTLLLKHKREFRKASEVNCAYSSSSSQAQRRLLFPNGAAKRDFKWEDIMEATNHLSDEFIIGSGGSGKVYKAELPSGETVAVKKILWKEDLLLNKSFTREIKTLGRIRHRHLVKLMGYCSNRRAGLNLLVYDYMVNGSVWDWLHGQPLSSKKKTSLDWEARLKIAVGLAQGVEYLHHDCVPKIVHRDIKSSNVLLDSNMEAHLGDFGLAKVLTEDYDSNTESNTWFAGSYGYIAPEYAYSLKATEKSDVYSMGIVLMELVSGRMPTAFGVEMDMVRWVETHIEMEGSDREELIDPALKPLLQGEESAAFQVLEIALQCTKTTPQERPASRQACDLLVHVFNNRMVDFGKMNMDPYA, translated from the exons ATGACTAGTTTAGTACGATGTTTATCAGTTCTCAGTGTTGTTTTCATGTGCTTTTCATCTGAGTTTGTCTTGTGCGAGGACAAGCTTGATAGTAGCTCAACTTTTGCTGTGCTTCTGGAGGTAAAGAAATCATTTGTGGAGGACCCAGAAGAAGTTTTGCATGATTGGTCTGAAAACAACCCGAATGTTTGTACTTGGAGAGGGGTCTCTTGTGGTTTAGACTCGGTTGATGGCTCAGTGGAAGTGGTGAGTCTCAACCTTTCTGACTCGTCACTCGCCGGGTCAATATCACCTTCACTCAGTCGTTTGCAAAACCTGCTCCACCTTGATATTTCTTCTAACCGCCTCTCGGGTCCCATTCCACCTGACCTCTCCAACCTTTCTTCCCTCGAGTCATTGCTTCTTTTCTCTAACCAACTCACTGGTCCTATCCCGACTCAGCTCGGCTCACTCACGAGTGTCCGAGTCATGCGACTCGGAGACAATGGACTCACCGGCCCGATTCCCTCCTCATTTGGCAATCTTGTCAATTTAGTCACTCTTGGCTTGGCCTCATGCAGTCTCACCGGTCCAATACCTGCGGAACTCGGACAACTCGGGCTCCTCGACAGTTTGATTCTCCAACAAAATCAACTCGAAGGTCCGATTCCAGCCGAGCTGGGAAACTGCTCGAGCCTCACAGTCTTTACTGTTGCTCTCAACAGGCTCAACGGATCAATCCCAGGGGATTTGGGTCGGCTCAAGAATCTCCAAATTCTTAACCTGGCCAACAATAGTCTCTCGGGTGAGATACCGAGCGAACTCGGTGAACTGAGTCAACTTGTGTACATGAATTTCATGGGGAACCAGCTTGAGGGTCCAATTCCAACGTCTTTAGCTCAATTGGGTAGCCTTCAAAACCTCGATTTGTCGATGAACAAGCTCAGTGGAGGTATTCCGGAGGAATTAGGCAACATGGGGGAGCTGGTTTACTTGGTTTTGTCGGACAACATTCTGTCTGGTGTCATACCAAGAAACATATGTTCCAACACAACCAATTTGGAGCACTTGATGCTAGCCGAGACTCAAATTTTCGGTGAAATTCCTGTAGAATTGAGCCACTGTCAATCATTAAAACAACTTGATTTGTCCAACAACACGCTCAATGGGTCTATTCCGGTTCAGCTATACGGGCTGCTTGGGCTCACTGATCTCTTGCTCCACAACAACAGCTTAGTGGGTTCAATTTCTCCATTCGTCGGGAACCTCAGTAATCTACAGACACTTGCAATTTACCATAACGACTTGAACGGCACTCTGCCAAAAGAGGTTGGTATGCTCGGGAAGCTTGAAATTTTGTATCTTTATGATAACCAGCTATCTGGGGAGATCCCTTTGGAGATTGGCAATTGTTCGAGCTTgcaaatgattgattttttcgGAAACCATTTCAGTGGGGAGATTCCCATTACTATTGGAAGGCTAAAGCAGCTGAATTTTCTTCATCTAAGGCAGAATGAACTCGTGGGTGAAATTCCCGCCACGTTGGGTAACTGTCATCAACTGACTATTCTGGACTTGGCAGACAACAATCTTTCTGGTGGCATTGCTTTGACGTTTGGATTCCTGCGAGCTTTGGAACAGCTCATGCTTTACAACAATTCACTTGAAGGTAATCTCCCTGATACGCTGATTAATGTAGCAAACCTGACCAGAGTGAATCTGTCGAAAAACAGATTTAATGGTAGCATTGGTGCATTGTGTAGCTCTAGTTCTCTTCTTTCGTTTGATGTCACAAATAATGCATTTGACCATGAGATTCCTCCCCAACTGGGAAACTCACCTTTTCTTGAGAGGCTAAGATTAGGGAACAACCAATTCACTGGGAAAATCCCATGGACTTTGGGAAACATCCATGAACTATCATTGTTGGATCTCTCCCGCAATTCACTCACTGGAGGAATGCCAGCTGAGCTTTCATTGTGCAAGAAACTCGCCCATATTGATCTAAACAATAACCTTCTTTCCGGACCAATACCGCCATGGCTCGGAAGTTTACCGCAGTTGGGAGAGCTGAAACTCTCCTCCAATTTGTTTGTTGGGCCTCTTCCTGGAGAATTATTCAATTGTTCTAAGCTGCTAGTGCTTTCTCTGAATGACAATTCGCTTAATGGAACTTTTCCTTCTGAAATTGGTAACCTGGCATCACTTAATGTCCTCAACCTCAACAACAACCAGTTTTCTGGACCAATCCCTCCTGCAGTAGGTAAGCTAGGCGACCTGTATGAGCTTCGGCTTTCACGAAACAGCCTTAATGGTGAAATTCCTACTGAGCTTGCTCAGCTCCAGAATCTTCAAAGCATTCTGGACCTCAGTTACAACAATCTCACTGGTCAAATCCCACCTTCAATTGCAACACTGTCCAAACTCGTAGCACTTGATCTTTCTCACAATCAGCTCGTCGGAGAAGTCCCTCCCCAAGTTGGGGAGATGCGCAGCTTGGGAAAGCTCAATCTCTCTTATAACAATCTTCAAGGTAAATTGGACAAGCAGTTAATCTCACACTGGCCAGCCGAGGCATTCGAAGGAAATACACGCCTTTGTGGAAGCTCTCTCGGTCACTGCCATGGTGGCGTATCCGGCAACCAGCAGTCAGGCTTAAGTGAAGCATCAGTGGTGGTCATTTCTGCAATATCGACTCTAGCTGCAATTGTTCTGCTGGTTCTTGGGGTTACCCTCCTTTTAAAACACAAACGAGAATTCCGAAAAGCCAGTGAAGTGAACTGTGCATACTCATCAAGCTCTTCCCAAGCACAGAGAAGACTACTCTTTCCAAATGGTGCTGCAAAGCGAGATTTCAAATGGGAAGACATTATGGAAGCTACAAACCATCTAAGCGATGAGTTCATAATTGGCTCAGGAGGTTCTGGAAAGGTTTACAAAGCTGAATTGCCCTCAGGAGAAACGGTGGCAGTTAAGAAGATATTGTGGAAAGAAGATCTTCTACTGAATAAGAGTTTCACGAGAGAGATTAAGACGCTTGGGAGGATAAGGCACAGGCATCTGGTGAAACTGATGGGTTACTGCAGCAACAGAAGGGCAGGTTTGAATCTGTTGGTATATGATTACATGGTGAATGGTAGCGTTTGGGATTGGCTGCATGGACAACCGCTAAgtagcaaaaagaaaacaagcCTAGATTGGGAGGCAAGGTTGAAGATTGCAGTGGGGCTAGCTCAAGGAGTGGAGTACCTCCACCATGATTGTGTACCAAAGATCGTTCACAGGGACATTAAATCAAGCAATGTGTTGCTAGATTCGAATATGGAGGCGCATTTAGGGGATTTTGGGCTCGCAAAAGTGCTCACCGAGGATTATGATTCTAACACGGAATCAAATACGTGGTTTGCTGGGTCCTATGGCTACATAGCACCAG AGTACGCATATTCATTGAAGGCAACAGAAAAGAGTGACGTTTACAGCATGGGCATTGTGCTAATGGAGCTTGTTAGTGGAAGAATGCCAACGGCTTTTGGTGTGGAGATGGACATGGTGAGATGGGTTGAGACACATATTGAAATGGAGGGTTCTGACCGCGAGGAGTTGATCGATCCTGCTTTGAAACCTCTCTTACAGGGTGAAGAATCTGCAGCCTTTCAAGTGCTTGAAATAGCCCTCCAGTGCACAAAAACTACCCCGCAAGAAAGGCCAGCTTCCCGTCAAGCATGCGATCTCCTCGTACATGTATTTAACAATAGGATGGTGGACTTTGGAAAGATGAATATGGATCCTTATGCATAA
- the LOC133868115 gene encoding uncharacterized protein LOC133868115 — protein MAWSATMIGALLGLGTQMYSNALRKLPYMRHPWEHVLGMGLGVVFVNQLVKWDAQLSEDLDKMLAKAKAANERRYFDEDDE, from the exons atggcGTGGAGCGCTACGATGATCGGAGCCCTGCTGGGATTGGGAACCCAGATGTACTCCAACGCCCTCCGAAAGCTCCCCTACATGCGCC ATCCGTGGGAGCACGTGCTGGGGATGGGACTCGGGGTCGTGTTCGTGAACCAGCTCGTCAAATGGGACGCTCAGCTCTCGGAGGACCTGGACAAGATGCTCGCCAAAGCCAAGGCCGCCAACGAGCGCCGCTACTTCg ATGAAGACGATGAATAG
- the LOC133869785 gene encoding uncharacterized protein LOC133869785, whose translation MASSQVDIAASAPFGCVLRDHNRRDRCRESNAHSTFQKNLKNLVRGHLHSCISISSGCSASDKKRERDQNNNVDSWVANGETNNRRRQSRILDRWAAQQAREVVSTIEKQEAELLPLLNSPSLVSSRASSSRREDSAAPSNSSTETSILGASSLVQIWEKRLNRLNGLKLNSATSPSPSRSTSGFSCNENGSSVEEPSSAEEAGDSARERYDAQPNDDQFADWESDRTALSDAPSSSQGRKSDAGENEKVRVADIIKRLASAYQTPSPITSGNDDNDHGHGHSSVQASPSRERSSLHEQTEQRVFSQVISSPRIRGRQAFTDLLMHLERDRHRELETLVERRPVSRFTQRGRIQSLIRLRLLQRGMAIRDQPCPPSTTTSGVNGLPQGSTIMHLRDRFRTGAKQVATAQISGAYPRSHHREIVNNTVDLDNSSTTNEPSDHTINEKVSITEQHSTQQVQNSMPQTREDVREEASPSSDVINQGTRLEDRNLDSQTTADSTTASLNFWDENDIAEELEVSEHEYAESSYDWIGDISRPRSYWEGRRQARYEEVLNNSSNGEIRNLLERRTVSNFLVSDFRESMDRLMSSRLERTMHSEEEEEEHGSQGRMDQLMSFLQRHRHLSGSHEEEENGEGEEVRDVAEEEPEGEEDRDGADEEEEGEEEEEESLIGGQYNEASDYFDQSSSLPQMPSPSQLWSWTDRDNEVSDDSEVANSTSQSPHLLSQPYHQDSQQNPSSTNHNSTEMELIYDLRGHLEQLYHEMSELRKSIKGCMDMQMMLQQSINQEVHSVRGEGKKSDDGAPKKGNCCICYEMQVDSLLYRCGHMCTCLKCAHELQWSNGKCPICRAPIMDVVRAYVGL comes from the exons ATGGCGTCCTCGCAGGTCGACATTGCTGCCTCTGCGCCGTTTGGTTGTGTTCTGAGGGATCACAACAGGCGAGACCGATGCAGAGAAAGCAATGCCCACTCGACTTTCCAAAAAAACCTCAAGAATTTGGTCAGAGGTCACCTCCATTCATGCATTTCAATCTCTTCCGGTTGCTCTGCATCCGACAAGAAGAGGGAGAGGGATCAGAACAACAATGTTGATTCTTGGGTCGCCAACGGAGAGACCAACAATCGCCGTAGGCAGTCGCGGATTCTTGATCGATGGGCTGCCCAACAAGCACGAGAAGTGGTTTCAACCATTGAGAAACAGGAGGCTGAGTTGTTACCACTATTGAACTCACCGTCTCTTGTTTCATCAAGGGCTTCGAGTTCTAGGAGGGAAGACTCTGCAGCTCCATCGAATAGTTCTACTGAAACCTCAATTCTTGGTGCTTCTTCCCTTGTTCAGATATGGGAGAAGAGGCTAAACCGGTTGAACGGTTTGAAATTGAATTCGGCCACCTCACCTTCACCTTCCAGGTCTACTTCTGGATTCAGCTGCAATGAGAACGGGTCCTCTGTTGAAGAACCATCATCAGCCGAAGAAGCAGGGGACTCTGCTCGTGAAAGATATGATGCTCAGCCTAACGACGACCAGTTTGCCGACTGGGAGTCCGACAGAACGGCTCTGAGTGATGCACCTTCCTCATCACAAGGCCGAAAGTCAGATGCAGGAGAGAATGAAAAAGTTAGAGTTGCGGATATCATTAAGAGATTGGCGTCTGCTTATCAAACACCCAGTCCAATAACTTCTGGGAACGACGATAATGATCATGGCCATGGGCATTCTAGCGTGCAAGCATCGCCATCTAGAGAGCGTTCTTCGTTACACGAACAAACGGAGCAAAGAGTTTTCTCGCAGGTTATAAGTTCACCTCGGATCAGAGGAAGGCAAGCATTCACGGATTTGCTTATGCACTTGGAACGTGACAGGCATAGGGAGCTAGAGACATTGGTTGAGCGTCGACCTGTTTCAAGATTCACACAAAGAGGCCGCATTCAG TCGTTGATTCGGCTTAGATTACTACAGCGTGGCATGGCGATTCGAGATCAGCCGTGCCCGCCATCAACAACAACATCTGGAGTGAATGGATTACCACAGGGATCTACCATTATGCATCTCAG GGACAGATTTAGGACAGGTGCTAAGCAGGTAGCAACAGCTCAGATTAGTGGAGCTTATCCAAGAAGCCATCATCGGGAGATAGTAAACAACACCGTTGATTTGGACAATTCTTCCACTACCAATGAGCCTAGTGACCACACCATTAATGAGAAAGTTAGTATAACTGAGCAGCACAGCACACAGCAGGTACAGAACTCAATGCCACAAACTAGGGAAGATGTTCGTGAAGAAGCCAGTCCAAGTTCAGATGTAATAAACCAAGGAACAAGATTAGAGGATAGAAACCTTGACTCACAAACAACCGCAGATAGTACAACTGCTtccttaaacttttgggatgaGAATGACATAGCAGAAGAACTAGAGGTCAGTGAACATGAGTATGCAGAATCCAGTTACGATTGGATTGGTGACATTTCTCGCCCACGAAGTTATTGGGAAGGCCGCCGACAAGCACGGTACGAGGAGGTGCTTAACAACTCGAGCAATGGGGAGATCCGTAATCTCCTTGAAAG AAGAACAGTATCAAATTTTCTTGTCAGCGACTTCAGAGAGAGCATGGACAGATTGATGTCATCTCGCTTGGAAAGAACAATGCattcagaagaagaagaagaagagcatgGCAGCCAAGGGAGAATGGACCAATTGATGTCTTTCTTACAAAGGCATAGGCATCTATCAGGCagtcatgaagaagaagagaatggGGAGGGGGAGGAAGTCAGAGATGTCGCAGAAGAAGAACCAGAGGGGGAGGAAGACAGAGATGGGgcagatgaagaagaagagggagaggaggaggaagaggaaagCCTAATTGGCGGTCAGTATAATGAAGCCAGTGATTATTTTGATCAATCCTCATCACTGCCACAAATGCCTTCACCGTCTCAATTATGGTCATGGACTGATCGAGATAATGAAGTTAGTGATGATTCTGAAGTTGCTAACTCTACATCTCAGTCCCCACATTTACTATCTCAACCTTACCATCAGGATAGTCAGCAAAACCCTTCCTCCACAAATCACAATTCAACT GAAATGGAACTTATATACGATTTGAGAGGCCATCTGGAGCAACTCTATCATGAGATGTCCGAACTAAGAAAATCAATAAAGGGCTGCATGGACATGCAGATGATGTTGCAACAATCCATTAATCAAGAGGTTCATTCAG TTCGAGGGGAAGGGAAGAAGTCCGATGATGGGGCACCAAAGAAAGGAAATTGCTGTATTTGCTACGAAATGCAAGTCGACTCACTTTTGTAtag ATGCGGACACATGTGCACCTGTCTCAAATGTGCTCATGAATTGCAATGGAGTAACGGAAAATGTCCAATATGTCGAGCTCCAATAATGGATGTCGTGCGAGCATATGTGGGCTTGTAG
- the LOC133868449 gene encoding uncharacterized protein LOC133868449: MCSPKLKWQRETNATLTIAQINGRPVLQPTCNQVSSLERRNSVKKTSPKKIPSPPSIPSPTETANPKTKPFSLSPPISPNLKSPRPPALKRNNDLDGLNSRAEKVLTPQCLTKQASLIKKSKKSGGVAAAPSVDTFQLKYCSSVIIETPGSIAEARREHVAMMQQQRKIRIAHYGRTKSAKYEGKVAPLDSLSGQEEKRCTFITPNSDPIYVAYHDEEWGVPVHDDKLLFELLALTAAQVGSDWTSVLKKRQLFRDAFSGFDAEIVAKFIEKEITSVSAKYGIDLSQVRGVVDNSNRILQIKREFGSFDKYLWGFVNHKPISTQYKSCHKIPVKTSKSETISKDMVKRGFRSVGPIVIHSLMQAAGLTNDHLITCQRHHTSNAPPIVLQ, translated from the exons atgtgttccCCTAAATTGAAATGGCAGAGGGAGACTAATGCTACCCTGACAATTGCTCAAATCAATGGACGTCCTGTCCTTCAGCCAACTTGCAACCAAGTTTCTAGCTTAGAAAGACGCAATTCAGTTAAGAAGacttccccaaaaaaaatcccTTCTCCACCATCTATTCCTTCACCAACTGAAACAGCTAATCCTAAAACAAAGCCTTTTTCATTGTCCCCGCCTATCTCACCCAACTTAAAATCACCTAGACCACCGGCGCTTAAGAGAAACAATGATCTTGATGGGCTGAATTCTAGAGCTGAGAAGGTCTTGACACCACAATGCTTGACTAAGCAGGCAAGTTTGATAAAAAAGTCGAAAAAATCTGGTGGGGTTGCAGCTGCACCTTCTGTTGACACCTTCCAATTGAAATATTGTTCCTCCGTGATAATTGAGACCCCAGGAAGCATAGCAGAGGCCAGGAGGGAACATGTTGCAATGATGCAACAACAACGAAAGATACGAATTGCCCATTATGGAAGAACAAAATCTGCCAAGTATGAAGGGAAGGTAGCTCCTCTTGATTCATTGAGTGGTCAGGAAGAAAAGAGATGTACTTTCATCACACCTAATTCAG ATCCTATCTATGTTGCTTATCACGATGAAGAATGGGGAGTTCCTGTCCATGATGATAa GCTGTTGTTTGAATTGCTAGCGTTGACTGCTGCACAAGTTGGATCAGATTGGACTTCAGTCTTGAAGAAACGGCAATTGTTTAG GGATGCTTTTTCAGGTTTTGATGCAGAAATTGTTGCCAAATTCATTGAAAAGGAGATAACTTCAGTTAGTGCTAAGTATGGCATAGACTTAAGCCAAGTTCGAGGAGTTGTTGACAACTCCAATCGTATTCTTCAG attaaGAGAGAATTTGGGTCATTTGACAAGTATTTGTGGGGATTTGTGAACCACAAGCCGATTTCCACTCAATACAAATCATGCCACAAGATCCCTGTGAAGACCTCAAAATCAGAAACCATAAGCAAAGACATGGTGAAGAGGGGTTTTAGGTCGGTTGGCCCTATTGTCATCCACTCACTAATGCAAGCCGCTGGCCTCACCAATGACCACTTGATCACTTGTCAGAGACACCACACCTCCAATGCGCCGCCGATTGTCCTGCAGTAA
- the LOC133869733 gene encoding pentatricopeptide repeat-containing protein At2g01860-like — protein sequence MDCRVSTITLCPIPLERNFTINGRLTLVVHLSTRRRQPKYIRYPRRTKSPPDFGANLFLKKTGMSSIDPSLTDLIDNKKSHLADEEEEEEEEDKEEQEQDDTEGGGGGDNGVVWDSDEIEAISSLFQGRVPQKPGKLSRERPLPLPLPYKLRPLGLPTPKKHVKSTSPTAVSYRASLSKQVYKNPRVLIAIAKEIRSLSSEEDVSVILNKWARFLRKGSLSLTIRELGHMGLPDRALQIFCWAQKQPQLFPDDRILASTVEVLARNRALKVPLDLEKFTGLASRGVIEAMVRGFIRGGSLHLAWKLLQVAKDGKRMLDPSLYAKLILELGKNPDKHMLVVALLDDLGEREDLNLSQQDCTAIMKICIRLGKFDIVESLFNWFKQSGRKPSVVMYTTLIHSRYSEKKYREALAVVWEMETSNCLFDLPAYRVVIKVLVALNDLSRAARYFSKLKEAGFSPTYDIYRDLIRIYMVSGRRAKFKEVCKDAEIAGFKLDKETTSQLLQFEIEKRFSM from the coding sequence ATGGATTGCAGAGTCTCGACCATTACCTTGTGTCCCATCCCATTGGAGAGAAATTTTACAATAAATGGAAGGTTAACTTTGGTGGTGCATTTAAGTACTAGGAGAAGGCAACCCAAGTACATTCGTTATCCACGGCGCACAAAGAGTCCTCCGGACTTTGGTGCCAATTTATTCTTAAAGAAGACAGGCATGAGCTCCATAGACCCATCACTAACCGATTTGatagataataaaaaatctcatttagctgatgaagaagaagaagaagaagaagaagacaaagaagaacaagaacaggACGATActgaaggaggaggaggaggagataaTGGTGTTGTTTGGGATTCAGATGAGATTGAAGCGATCTCGTCCCTTTTCCAAGGGAGAGTCCCTCAGAAACCTGGAAAGTTGAGTAGAGAAAGGCCGCTACCACTACCTCTTCCCTACAAGCTCCGACCTTTGGGGCTTCCTACACCAAAGAAACATGTTAAATCAACTTCTCCAACGGCAGTTTCTTATCGTGCTTCCCTATCAAAACAAGTGTACAAGAACCCCAGAGTCCTTATTGCTATAGCCAAAGAGATCAGAAGCTTGAGTTCAGAGGAAGATGTGTCGGTAATTCTCAACAAGTGGGCTAGGTTTCTGAGGAAGGGATCCCTGTCGTTGACAATTCGGGAATTGGGTCACATGGGTCTTCCTGATAGAGCTCTACAGATATTCTGTTGGGCTCAGAAACAACCTCAACTTTTTCCTGATGATAGGATTTTAGCTTCGACAGTCGAAGTCCTGGCAAGGAACCGTGCGCTTAAAGTGCCATTGGACTTGGAAAAGTTTACTGGTTTGGCAAGCCGCGGTGTGATTGAAGCAATGGTGAGAGGGTTCATAAGAGGAGGAAGCTTGCATCTTGCCTGGAAGCTTCTACAGGTTGCCAAGGATGGTAAAAGAATGTTGGATCCCAGCCTTTATGCAAAGTTAATATTGGAGCTTGGGAAGAACCCAGATAAACATATGCTTGTTGTAGCCTTACTAGATGATcttggagagagagaagattTGAATTTAAGCCAGCAAGACTGTACAGCTATCATGAAAATCTGCATTAGGCTTGGCAAATTTGACATTGTGGAGAGTCTGTTTAATTGGTTCAAACAATCTGGGCGTAAGCCAAGTGTGGTAATGTACACTACTCTGATTCATAGCCGCTATTCTGAGAAGAAATACAGGGAGGCATTGGCTGTGGTCTGGGAAATGGAGACTTCTAATTGCCTCTTTGATCTTCCAGCTTATCGTGTGGTAATAAAGGTTTTGGTTGCTCTGAATGATCTCTCAAGGGCTGCAAGATATTTTTCAAAGCTTAAAGAAGCAGGTTTCTCTCCAACTTATGACATATACCGTGACTTGATTAGAATCTACATGGTTTCTGGGAGGCGGGCCAAGTTTAAGGAGGTCTGTAAGGATGCAGAGATAGCAGGTTTCAAGTTGGATAAAGAAACAACTTCACAGTTGTTGCAgtttgaaatagaaaaaaggtTCAGTATGTAG